Part of the Verrucomicrobiota bacterium genome is shown below.
CTTGGTTGGAAGACTCGACATACTCCAGGAAAACCGTCTGGGAAGTTTCTGCGGCCCGCAACCACAGGGGCTGAAGGCAGATAGCCCAGCACAGGCCCCACACCCACCAGGACCTAACCGCCACTCGTGCTCGATAAAGCGCAGACTTCATACCGGACATTGTTACGTCTAGGTGTCAGTGTATGGGCAATAATGTGAACAATCAATGGAAAATTAACAATAAATACGCTGGGAGGGACGCTTACATTAAAGAATGTAGCAGTCACACGAAAAAATGTAACGCTTGCATCAAAACTTGCAGCGTTAGCAGAAATGTCTTGTCATTCGCCGCCTTTTAATCCGAAATTGGGGCGTTATGAACGGGATGCTGATAATGATTAGTGAGTATTGGAGGCGCGTTGCAGTGTGAAGTTCCTTCAGTATTTCGTTTTTTTATTCTCAACAAACACACCATGGTTTGAGGGGGGGAGAATGCGGGTGAAAAATATTCCCCGTTTTTACTTGCGGTGTGTTCCGGTTTATGTAAGGCTCTCGTCAGGTGAGTAGGTTTTCGGTTGTTGCATTGATTACAATTATGAAAAATAGCACTAAGAAAATTTTGCAGATTTGTTCCATCCTAACGGTGGTAACTGTGGGCGCGGTTTTTTCCGCCAAATATAATTACGCAAAGCATCCCGCCACCCCTCTCGCGACGTTGGGCCAAACCTCAGTCGTGGAACTGCCGGATGTCGCTGCCCGGCTGGTGCTGAATGCCTCGGCGGAAAATCGTGCAACGGTTGCCAGAGAAGTGCTGCAAGCCACTGCGTCCCTATCCAAGCCGGGCGTGCTGCCATTCGTGGTCAGTGCCATCTGTCGTTCGGTGCCTGAGGTAGCCGCAGTCGTCGCCACCTCCGCCGTTCAACTCCAATCCTCGGAAGCTGCCGCCTGCATCCGGGCCGCCGTATCGAGTGCTCCTGACCGGGCGAATCAAATTGTATTTGCGCTTTGTCAGCAATACCCGGGCAGCTATAACTTCATTGCAACCATCGCTGCGGAACAAGCCGGCTCCCAGGCACGGAGTATTCTCGATGCCGTCGCGGCGGCGATTCCCGAATTCCAACCGTACCTTCAGCAAGCCCTTGCCCTCAATGGGGACGAACCGTTAAACGTATCCACCACCTTGGCACAGATCAGCCAAATGGCTGTGGTGGCGGCACGCGAGCAATCCCAAGTCAGTCAACGCAAGGCCGTGGAAACCGTGATTGCCAGTCAAGATAATACGTCGTCCTACGCGCCGTCTGCGACCGCCGTCAAGCCAACCGTTGTTCGTGCTACCTTGGCCGCTGCTACGGTGCCGAACTTTGAGGCTCAGGCTCGCGCCCGTATCGCGCAAGCCGAACAAATCGTCGCTGCGCCTCTCGCCTCAACCTCAGTCGGTCCGTCACCATATACCCTAAATGCCACACCCGTTGGGCAACGATATTTGGCACCCCGAGTAGCCCCTCCGTACACCCCGGTTATTCCGACTAATGTCATCTCCGGTACCAACACCAAACCTGTCAATCCCGGCGGCGTTGATTATTCAGCACCTTAAGCTGATCGAATTTCAACTTTAACTGTCTAATTCCTGCACCAGCGCAGTGATTGGAAGAGGCGGGGCCGCGAAGCATTAGTAACCAACATGCGCAAGAAATGTACCTTATTTCAACGAGTTTTCAAGAGGACTGTTCCTGCGCATGGGATAATGGGAGCAGATTCACTTGAGTCGTTGACCAAGGTGCGCAACGTTGGCAGAGTAGCAGTGAAGCAAAGGGAGTCCAAATTATCGGGATGTGATGGCAAGTGATGGTGAGCAAGAAGTTGGCAATTGGGATGAGGAATCAAGGCGGTGCCACCGCTGCCAGGAGGTTCAGTTTATTCCAATTTTCTAACTTCTAAGCTGGATTTTACCGCCGGGATCATATATAGCTGGGTTTCGGTTATTAGAACGGGAAATAATAGCAGTCGAGTTTGGGTCCGATCTCCAAATCGAATCCAAGGGCGGATGCTTGCTTGAATTGTCCCATGACTGAACCATGGATAAGTCTAAGATCATCTATTTCTTGGAGCGGATGGACACTGAGTTAGCCGATGAAACAGACCTTTACATCTATGGCAGCGCAGCGTTGATGTTGTTGGACGAGCCGGGGCGGACCAGTCTGGACATTGATGTCGCTGGCGCTTACTCCCATGCCAACGAAGCTGACTTGCGATCTGTGGCGGAAAAAATCGGTTTACCCATTAATCCCGAGTCGCGCGATTCGCGCGAGCATATCGAGTGGGTAGGCCCCTTGCGGTTATGCCTGCCACCACCGGATGCGACGGGGGGAATGGTTTTGTGGCGGGGGAAAAAATGACCATCCGAACCGGGAGCGTGCCAGAGTTAATAGCCAGCAAGTTAATTCGTTATGACGAGACGGATCGGGCTGACATTCAATTCCTGTTTGGCCAGGGCCAATTTGAATGGGCGTCGGTGCGCGACACAGCGGATCGTTTGCCTGGCCCGTTCCGCACGAACGCCTTGGTCCAGGAGAATCTCAGGAACCTGAAGACCGATCTTCGGCTATGGAAGGGATTGTCGGCATGACCTCGCGCGAAAAATTGGTGTTGGGATACGAGATTGCCTTCTTCCCGCCACGCTTGAACCAACTATGGGGCGGGTGGCGCCATGGCACCATGGCGGTTGCCCCGGACGTGGGTGAGGCCTTGGACATCGCCCAAGCACTTCATCTGGCGTTACCGGAGGCGGGTTACAGTTCACAACGAGCCTTGAAACGTCTGGCGATGTACCAAGCGGATGCGCGGGCCTTCGGAATGCCACGTTTTATCCGGGCGGTGCGGCAGCATCTTGGACGCCCGCCGATTACCGACCGAGAAGTGCCACCACACTATGTGCGCGACATCGCGCTACCCGCATTCACACGCCCGCCTGCCGCCTGAAATATTCCGAACCGCGAACTGTTTTCGTTTTCAGGTTTCATGTGTTCCTGTTTTTTGCCAGTTCATTTTTCTGCATGGTCGGGTTCCCAATTTTTTTGCCAGTAAATATTTTTGCCATGTCCGGCTTCCCATTTTTATGCCGGTTCATCTTTCTGCATAATCGGGTTCCCAATTTCAAGTTTCAGGTTTCAAGTTTCAGCCTTGTTCTTAATCCGTGTCTATCAGTGTTAACCAGTGGTAAACAATTATGATTATCTCCATTATTGGTTTGGGTTACGTGGGGCTTCCACTCTCCCTGCAATTCGCCCGGTCCGGCGTCGAAGTCTTGGGATTGGATATTGATCCCGCCAAAATTGAACAACTCAATCGCGGCCAATCATACATCAAACACATCGCCCCGAAGGCCATCCAGGACCAGGTCGAGGCCGGACGCTTCAGCGCCACCACCGAATTCGCCCGCCTTTGCGAGGTCGAAGCCATCATCATCTGCGTCCCCACCCCGCTGAATAAAAACCGCGAACCTGATATCTCCTACATCCTGGAAACCGGTCGTGCCATCGCCCCATTCTTGGGCCAAAAACCCGTTGCTGATCAATCATCCGCAATCCAAAAGACCAACATAGTGGTTCGTACTCCCCAATCTTCAATCCGCAATCCGCAATCCGCAATCCGCAATCGAAAAAAATTGGTTATCTTGGAGTCCACTACCTATCCCGGCACCACCGATGAGGATTTGCGCGCTGTTCTCGAACAAGGCTCCGGCCTGAAGGCAGGGGTGGATTTCCACCTCGCCTTCTCCCCGGAACGCGAAGACCCCGGCAACCCGGCCAGCCAGGTTTCCGAGATTCCCAAGGTCGTCGGTGGTCTCACCCCCGCCTGTCGTGATCGTGCGGTGGCGCTTTATGGTCGTGCCATCAAGACCATTGTCCCGGTCTCCTCCTGCCGCGCCGCTGAGGCGACCAAACTCCTGGAAAACATCTTTCGCGGCGTCAACATTGCCCTCGTCAACGAACTCAAGGTGGTCTATTCCGCCATGGGCATTGACGTCTGGGAAGTTATCAACGCCGCCAAAACCAAGCCCTTCGGCTTCATGCCCTTCTACCCCGGCCCCGGCCTGGGCGGACACTGCATTCCCATTGATCCCTTTTACCTCACTTGGAAAGCCCGCGAATTCGGCCAGAACACCCGCTTCATCGAGCTGGCCGGCGAAGTCAACACCG
Proteins encoded:
- a CDS encoding nucleotide sugar dehydrogenase, whose amino-acid sequence is MIISIIGLGYVGLPLSLQFARSGVEVLGLDIDPAKIEQLNRGQSYIKHIAPKAIQDQVEAGRFSATTEFARLCEVEAIIICVPTPLNKNREPDISYILETGRAIAPFLGQKPVADQSSAIQKTNIVVRTPQSSIRNPQSAIRNRKKLVILESTTYPGTTDEDLRAVLEQGSGLKAGVDFHLAFSPEREDPGNPASQVSEIPKVVGGLTPACRDRAVALYGRAIKTIVPVSSCRAAEATKLLENIFRGVNIALVNELKVVYSAMGIDVWEVINAAKTKPFGFMPFYPGPGLGGHCIPIDPFYLTWKAREFGQNTRFIELAGEVNTAMPEYVVQRLAEALNSRRKPVNGSKILVIGLAYKANVDDDRESPSYILLDKLKARGARVAYYDPYVPVIRPSREHSHWAGTKSIKWNQKTISAFDVVLIATKHDAVNYQQLAAWSPLIVDTRNAMAAIKTKRDQIWKA